TATTATCCCCTCCCTGGCCTTTTGCAAAGATTCGCAAAATTTGGTAGATccagcaaatattaatttaacaTCTCaaattttagtattattttattgtgtaaggttttgatttttaattttcttttgttcAATCATATTAGTTTTATTAAGGGAAAGCGTACATTCATATGCAAGCTCGAAGCAAAGGTTAAATTTTAATTCTCGAACTTgttaaattcaaagaaaatagcGGAAGATCTTTGCAGATCCTATTCCTAGTAGATTTAAGATTAATCTTGGAGACATCCAATAAAGTTGAAATGGCACAGAAAATTGACAAGCTCAGAGTTATCTTTgaagaaacaaaaatgaaaatcgGTTTTAAGTTTTGATGACAACTACAGGCTAACATAATTTTTATTTGACAGAATTCAAATTGTaacatagacaaaaatattaaatgattTCTTTTCATCAGCTACTTTGGTGGATAAAATGATTAAGCACCTATACCATTAAGGGATAGTTCGATGCACGCGGAATCTCGCGTTCACGCAAGGTCCGAGAAAGGGTCGCTCCTCAAGAATATGATGTAGACAACCTAACCCAATGTATAGGTCCGAGAAAGACTCATGACCTATACGTCACACAGAAATAACTTTATCATTACAGAATTAATATGTTCAAAAATTAAGTCGAATActattgttataaattaaaatcCAATTTAAGCTGTTTTTTTCTTCCTAAACGAGATAGCGCAAGTGGTTTAGATActctttgaagaaaagaaaaaagaagtgaaaGCAAACCATCACCTCGTAGAATATTTCCTTTATGTCGACGCACCAACTAAACCATCATCAGAAAAGCAAGAATAAATTTTTAGTAGCATTAAACTTCAACTACGGgtcaaaaattaattattttcagcATATAGGATAGTTGATATCTTTATTTTTAACTAGAGTTTTGGATTCGAACCCTGTGAATGAGAACTTCTAATAGATAACGTTTTATCCTTTACTTAGTGGTGCGAATTCAAATTAGTCATACCTATAGCCTCTAACTACCGAATGATTAAACCAAAAAATAAGATATGAATTAGGTCCAAATCTTTGAGATAGGGCCCGATAGAGTATTTAATGTTTGTTGTGACGATAAGTTTCATTTTTGTTACTTTCTTTTTAATAGTTGAAACATTGACAAAATAAGTGGCGCACAAACAAAGATATATACTCCGTCTATATAGTTTTAAGGCGATGCGATTcacgggagaaattcaaaaatagcatTTATAAgtagtaattaaaaaatagtcatagtttcaaaagtaatcaaaatttagtcatttttcatgtaaagataaatctgaacgaaaacactattcaaaatcagaaaaatattccagcataatatactggagttccagtataatatactggttcAGCATAATATGATATGCTGGAAGTccatacacatgtgctccaatctccagtatattatgctggaactttccgcgtgttggagttccagcataatatgctggaagttcatacacaagtgcaccaatatccagtatattatgctggaccagtccgtgttgcagcaaaatagtggctatttttcaatgactttgcaaacgctggctatttttcaattaccagtccgaaaactggctagcccgtactATTTTACGCGATTCACCATgatcttttttttattctttcactcGGTAGTCAGTATTGGTATTGTGACCCGATTAAATCAAAATACGTGCCGAAAAGTGTTCACATTGGGAGGTAAAAGTGCTCCATAACGAAGGCGGCTTAAAACCCAAGGCTCGAAACCAAGAACCTCTAGGATTAAAAAAGTATTTATCAATCTATaacaacctttgttggtgattcACCATAATATTGTTCTCATATGCCATcattccctttcttttctttcctttttcgttcCTCTCGAAACAAATAAGTGTAAAATATTAAAACCATACGTCCATAAGTAATACACTTGAACAGACACATATACTCTACGTCAATTAGTAATTTTTGAACGATTTAGCTTATATGTACCGATAATGCAAAGTAATATTTGTACTACTAGTGTATTTATAATTTGTTGTAATAGTAGCCTGTACCTTTTTTTCAGGTTAGTTATtccaattttatatatttttatattatcaatatatataaaagttaattaaattctATATCTCTAAAAAGGGCAGCTTGAGCCCGGTGCACAAGCATTATGCATTCACGCAGGGCAAAAGCCGCACCTCTTGGGGTATAATATAAGCAACCTAGCTTGATGAAAGTATCAGTGACTGATTTTACAGCTCGAACCCGAGACCTGTAGGTTATATGAAGACTACTTTATAGTTGCTCCAAAGCTCCCCTCTTAAATTCTAAATTTCTAAGTATAATAAAGATCACACTCGCTTACGCACACCCACACACTCAAAGAAAAGAGATAAATACACTTAAATATAAAAAACTGTACATAATTATGCAGGAGTAATTTCTAATCTATGTTTATGTTTGACATAATTCACACTCATTTTCACATATACACACAAGCAcccaaatgaaataaaaaaagcaaaaaaaacacAGGAATATAAAAATCCTATTACAGCACTAATAAACTAACATAACCAGAACCTTGTATCTTTGGTTCTTTAATTTCCTCATAATAGCATTCTAATAATAGATTTAGCCACAGAAGACAGTTCAATAATCTCCTTATTCATATCAGAAACTGGAGAAACCAATCCATTATACTTAAAACTAAACTCACAAGTTTCTGCTTCTACAGCAACATCAACCATTCCATTTTCAGCAAATTTAGGGACTCCTCTTTTTAAAGCTTCAACAGCAACAGTTACATCAGCATGTAGAACAGCATAATACACTATGTAACATTGGCTAAGAGGTAGTCTCAACTCGGGGTTCGATTTTTCGAGTTTTTTTATACTTTTCATTATTTCGATGGACTTTAATTTTACCGCATCTACCATGACGAGGCCGAGGGTGGTGAGGTCCGCCCCCTCGGCCTCGGAGGTACGGGGATCAGAGTGGAGGGTGGTGAGGCACAAGGGGTAGTTTGTGGTGGCTCTGCAGGTCGTGTTGATGATAttattactgttgttgttgtcgttgaaTGCTAGATTGGTGATTAACATAAATATGGGGAATAAGTTTCTCATTTGTTTTGAGAGTGGTGTTATTGAAGATGAGGATTGATATAAAAGATAAAAGGAGGAGAGGCCAAAGGAAAGGTGTTTGGTTTTGTTTAGATGACTAGTGAAGCACAAACAACTAATGAACTAAAGCTACTACTTTGTTGAGATATTTATAGGGATAGCGACCAAAAGGAtgaatatttaaatatatatatatatatatatatatatatatatatatatatatatatatatatatatatatatatatatatagagagagagagagagagagagagagagagagagagagagagagagagagagagagagagagagagagagatatgtaatctatgtataccggctaaaaaaaataaatattgagtTTGACCGACTGTTTGTGTAAAAAATCCCGAATCAAAGTATATTCGTACACATTATCTTTAATTCGAACTATATGTAAATTAAATTGGATCATTTTTTTTGTCTTTACATATATGTACTAGGCGTTAATTCCTCATCCACTATGATAATGTATAATATTAGTGAGTCTAATTCATTAAATCTACCTCTTGAGATGGTTACTGAATCTACTAATGATAATTCGTGACAATTGATGTGAATTTACGCATATATTCATGTGTATAGAATTTCTATACTATCAGTGTATTTTAATAAAGCGtagtaaaaaatataatttatttcatattttattagGTTACTAATTCCATGTATCACGAACAGTTACCTATATTAAAACCTATGTTGTAAGTTGAAAAACAAGGGGTGGGGGTTGAAAATTTATCCGCGCCCCGTAGTTACACTGAGCGAATAGATACATAATATGTGCTTGTATATAGGTTTCTTGCACTTATTCATAGTTAATTACTAGTACATAATCTCACTTTATTAAATAGCTAATATGGTTTGGTGTAAACATTCCCGCAAGTCTTTGTCTAAATAGGGTAAGGTTGAGTTGATTAACGTGGTGTACAAGTCTTATGAAGCAGCTTATGTGCACTAATAATATAACAAAGTTCCCCAAAAatcaataacaacgaattaatTAGGACAAGAAAACATACTCTATTCATGATAAGAACATTTTGATGCTTCTTCCACTTAATCTCATTGCTGTCTTCATTTTCTTGATAATTGATTGGACTGTTTCGTCAAGTTGGATCAAATTGAGCAATTCTAATTTTGGTATGATTAATTGTTGCCTATAAGACACTACAACAAGATCATAAACACGGCTTTCTTGGTCATTCTGTGAGCAAGATAGATATTTTTTAAGCACACGGTAAGGACCAAAACTTAAAATCAAAGCCGTAATGATTACTATTGATCAATAGatttttttaacttgtactcGTCGCCAAAGGCGAATCTAGGAATTTAACTTTATAAGTtcttataataatattaaattaatatataataataatcgAATCAATAACTGAGTTTCGAGctaatatttttctatatttaatCAATTTTTTGTACAAATATAAGATCTAGGCAAATATTACTAAATTCATGTGACACTAttagaaatttggccaaaaccgaCAGCGGCCGACCGACTCACTTTGGTCGGtcagtttttcaaaatatttttttttatgaaaccgaccaacttcggtcgggtttttggcgcaaaaatgcgaaaAACTATTTTCgcgtcccgcgaaatttattttttaagaaaccgaccaactttggtcgatttttcatgtaaaataaattaaaattaatattcaaaaaaccgaccgaaatcgatcgttcattttaaaaaaaaatcaaccgaTTTCGGTAGGTAATTTTATATTCTAATAAAATCGATCAAaatcggtcggttattttcgcagaaaaatataattaaagagtagaaataaaataaaataaagtcttAAACCAAAATGTACTAATACtttagtggtagaatagtatcctgccaaaGTACAGACCCCCAGTTCGATTCCCAAACAatgtattttttaattacataa
This DNA window, taken from Nicotiana tabacum cultivar K326 chromosome 15, ASM71507v2, whole genome shotgun sequence, encodes the following:
- the LOC107792252 gene encoding cell wall / vacuolar inhibitor of fructosidase 1, whose translation is MRNLFPIFMLITNLAFNDNNNSNNIINTTCRATTNYPLCLTTLHSDPRTSEAEGADLTTLGLVMVDAVKLKSIEIMKSIKKLEKSNPELRLPLSQCYIVYYAVLHADVTVAVEALKRGVPKFAENGMVDVAVEAETCEFSFKYNGLVSPVSDMNKEIIELSSVAKSIIRMLL